In Thermococcus bergensis, one DNA window encodes the following:
- a CDS encoding phosphate-starvation-inducible PsiE family protein, which yields MKMTRMEDEEKTAQYTHIHKLFRKALEISFDTVIMLFLFFILYLTVYSIYLNFKLTYNVSDPKLLIANILVTIILIETYRILIIYLRQHRVSITHILEVGIVALVQKLIVASDFKELDALKLFAVGGLLFILGHLYIRIGGE from the coding sequence ATGAAGATGACGAGGATGGAAGACGAGGAGAAAACCGCCCAGTATACTCACATTCATAAGCTTTTTAGAAAAGCATTAGAGATTTCCTTTGATACAGTTATTATGCTATTCCTGTTTTTCATCCTCTACCTAACCGTCTACTCGATATACCTTAATTTCAAGCTAACCTACAATGTTAGCGACCCAAAGCTCCTTATTGCGAATATACTAGTCACTATTATCCTGATAGAAACCTACAGAATTTTAATAATCTATCTAAGGCAACACCGCGTTAGCATCACTCACATCCTCGAAGTTGGAATCGTGGCACTCGTCCAAAAGCTCATCGTTGCCTCGGATTTTAAGGAGCTCGATGCCTTAAAGCTCTTTGCTGTTGGTGGATTGCTTTTTATACTTGGTCACCTATACATTAGGATAGGTGGTGAGTAA
- the fen gene encoding flap endonuclease-1: MGVQIGELLPRKELELENLNGRKVAIDAFNAIYQFLSTIRQRDGTPLMDSKGRITSHLSGLFYRTINLMEAGIKPAYVFDGKPPEFKKKELEKRAEAREEAQEKWEEALARGDLEEAKKYAQRASKVNEMLIEDAKKLLELMGIPWVQAPSEGEAQAAYMASKGHVWASASQDYDSLLFGAPKLVRNLTITGKRKLPGKDVYVEVKPELIVLEEVLKELNITREKLIELAILVGTDYNPGGIKGIGPKKALEIVKYSKDPLAKYQKMSDVDLYAIKEFFLNPPTTDEYKLEWKMPDEEGILKFLCDEHDFSEERVKNGLERLKKAVKAGRQFTLDSWFKKK; this comes from the coding sequence ATGGGAGTCCAGATTGGTGAGCTTTTACCAAGAAAAGAACTTGAGCTTGAAAATTTAAATGGGAGAAAAGTTGCGATAGATGCATTTAACGCTATTTACCAGTTTCTCTCAACAATAAGGCAACGAGATGGGACTCCTTTAATGGATTCCAAGGGAAGAATAACGTCCCATCTTTCAGGGCTTTTTTACAGGACTATAAACCTAATGGAAGCGGGAATAAAGCCTGCGTATGTATTCGATGGGAAGCCTCCAGAGTTCAAGAAAAAAGAGCTTGAAAAAAGAGCTGAGGCTAGGGAGGAAGCGCAGGAAAAATGGGAGGAAGCCCTAGCAAGGGGAGACTTAGAAGAGGCGAAGAAATATGCACAGCGGGCGAGCAAAGTAAATGAGATGCTTATCGAGGATGCTAAGAAGCTTTTGGAGCTTATGGGCATCCCATGGGTGCAGGCTCCCAGCGAAGGTGAAGCGCAGGCAGCTTATATGGCATCTAAAGGGCACGTTTGGGCTTCGGCGAGCCAGGACTACGATTCACTCCTGTTTGGAGCCCCCAAGCTAGTTAGGAACCTCACCATAACTGGAAAAAGAAAGCTCCCCGGAAAAGATGTATATGTGGAAGTTAAACCGGAGCTCATAGTTCTCGAGGAAGTTCTAAAAGAGCTTAACATAACAAGGGAAAAGCTGATAGAACTTGCAATTCTCGTAGGGACGGACTACAATCCTGGAGGCATAAAAGGGATTGGACCAAAAAAGGCCCTTGAAATAGTCAAATACTCCAAAGATCCTCTGGCAAAGTATCAAAAAATGAGCGACGTTGATCTCTATGCAATAAAGGAGTTCTTCCTAAACCCGCCGACAACAGACGAATACAAGCTCGAATGGAAAATGCCCGATGAAGAAGGGATACTAAAGTTCCTCTGCGATGAACATGACTTCAGTGAGGAGAGAGTTAAAAACGGCCTGGAAAGACTTAAAAAGGCAGTTAAGGCCGGGAGACAGTTTACATTAGACAGCTGGTTCAAAAAGAAGTGA